A region from the Chroogloeocystis siderophila 5.2 s.c.1 genome encodes:
- the puuE gene encoding allantoinase PuuE codes for MIESITRMPADYPRDIIGYGRTPPDPQWQNQARIAVQFVINYEEGGETCILHGDQASETFLSEIVGAVPLMGLRHMNMESVYEYGSRAGFWRLHRIFTQRGIPVTVYGIAMALERNPEAVAAMREAEWEMASHGWRWIDYKYFGEAEEREHLHTAIAIHTQVTGSRPLGWYTGRTSANTRKLVVEEGGFLYDSDSYADDLPYWIYDYGKPHLVIPYTLDNNDMRFATTQGFNSGDQFFAYLRDAFDVLYAEGETAPKMMSVGLHCRLAGRPGRAASLARFLDYVQQHDRVWLCRRIDIAQHWHKHHQP; via the coding sequence ATGATAGAAAGCATAACGAGAATGCCAGCAGATTATCCTCGCGACATCATTGGTTATGGGCGCACGCCACCCGATCCGCAATGGCAAAACCAAGCACGAATTGCCGTGCAGTTTGTGATTAATTATGAAGAAGGAGGAGAAACCTGCATTTTACATGGCGATCAAGCGTCAGAAACATTCTTGTCAGAAATTGTTGGTGCAGTACCTTTGATGGGTTTGCGGCATATGAATATGGAGTCAGTCTATGAATACGGTAGTCGGGCTGGCTTCTGGCGATTGCATCGGATTTTTACTCAACGCGGTATTCCTGTCACCGTTTATGGTATTGCTATGGCATTAGAACGCAATCCCGAAGCAGTTGCGGCAATGCGCGAAGCTGAGTGGGAAATGGCAAGTCACGGCTGGCGCTGGATCGATTATAAGTATTTTGGGGAAGCGGAAGAACGCGAACATTTACACACAGCGATCGCAATTCATACACAAGTAACAGGTAGTCGCCCACTGGGCTGGTACACTGGGCGCACAAGTGCTAACACGCGCAAATTAGTTGTAGAAGAAGGCGGCTTTCTCTACGATTCAGATAGCTATGCAGACGACTTACCTTACTGGATATATGACTACGGTAAGCCGCATCTGGTGATTCCTTACACTTTAGATAACAATGATATGCGTTTCGCGACAACTCAAGGTTTCAACTCTGGCGATCAGTTTTTTGCTTATCTGCGCGATGCTTTTGATGTTCTTTATGCCGAAGGCGAAACTGCACCTAAAATGATGAGTGTCGGATTACACTGTCGCTTAGCAGGTAGACCAGGACGCGCTGCATCTTTAGCTCGTTTTCTTGACTACGTACAGCAACACGATCGCGTTTGGCTTTGTCGTCGCATTGATATTGCCCAACACTGGCACAAGCATCATCAACCTTAG
- a CDS encoding GNAT family N-acetyltransferase, with amino-acid sequence MDYSHIQFCDSSIAADGHCQSPVDIHQLHDLFHVAAFWAQDRSLEDLQLAIANSKPVISVWDGEKLIGFARATSDGVYRATIWDVVIHPDYRGAGLGRKLVESVLSHPHMNRVERVYLMTTHQQSFYERIGFECNSSTTMVLHNQPKLGFPTQEIQLQELPRG; translated from the coding sequence ATGGACTACAGCCATATTCAATTCTGCGATAGTTCGATTGCGGCAGATGGTCACTGCCAATCTCCGGTCGATATCCATCAACTACACGACTTGTTTCACGTAGCGGCTTTTTGGGCGCAAGATCGCAGTCTTGAAGATTTGCAGCTAGCGATCGCTAATAGTAAACCCGTCATTAGTGTCTGGGATGGCGAAAAATTGATTGGTTTTGCTAGAGCAACATCAGATGGTGTTTACCGTGCAACAATTTGGGATGTAGTCATTCACCCTGATTATCGAGGTGCTGGGCTTGGGCGCAAGCTTGTTGAAAGTGTTTTAAGCCATCCACATATGAACCGCGTGGAACGTGTTTACTTAATGACAACACATCAGCAAAGCTTTTACGAACGAATTGGTTTTGAGTGCAACTCAAGCACGACGATGGTTCTCCATAACCAGCCAAAACTAGGTTTCCCTACTCAAGAAATTCAGCTTCAGGAATTACCAAGGGGATAG
- a CDS encoding HepT-like ribonuclease domain-containing protein, which produces MAFTSDVPWTLLGLVNMQQELEQHLDIPWTSIAGMRDKLVHGYHGINTQRL; this is translated from the coding sequence GTGGCTTTTACTTCAGATGTGCCTTGGACATTACTAGGTTTAGTGAATATGCAACAAGAACTAGAGCAACATTTAGATATTCCTTGGACATCAATTGCTGGAATGCGTGATAAATTAGTTCACGGTTATCACGGTATTAATACTCAAAGACTTTAG
- the cobS gene encoding adenosylcobinamide-GDP ribazoletransferase, whose translation MVDKQQWWKQLWCDVAAALVFYTCLPIPWATKLDFCRVSRYVPLVGLLIGGILGFLDAGFYFVGIPVLTRSVLIVVSWIALTGGLHLDGVMDTADGLAVQDPQRRLQVMTDSATGAFGAIAAVALLLLKTAALSEISSDRWLSLMAVCGWGRWGQQIAIARYPYLKPTGKGSFHKAALQPRDILLGLLLLLGLSGLKIVLSRDAAIHAVVMATSGIAIAFLTGAWFNRKLGGHTGDTYGAVVEWTEALLLCVLTVP comes from the coding sequence GTGGTGGATAAGCAACAGTGGTGGAAACAACTCTGGTGTGATGTTGCAGCGGCGCTTGTTTTCTATACTTGTCTTCCGATACCTTGGGCGACAAAGCTAGATTTCTGTCGCGTATCTCGCTACGTACCGCTAGTCGGATTATTGATTGGGGGAATTCTCGGATTTTTAGATGCGGGATTCTACTTTGTCGGAATACCCGTGCTAACTCGCAGTGTTTTAATTGTCGTTAGTTGGATTGCCTTGACTGGCGGATTACACTTGGATGGGGTAATGGATACCGCCGATGGCTTAGCCGTACAAGATCCACAACGCAGGCTGCAAGTCATGACAGATAGTGCGACAGGAGCATTTGGCGCGATCGCAGCAGTCGCCTTATTACTTCTGAAAACGGCGGCGTTGAGTGAAATCAGTTCTGATCGTTGGTTAAGTTTGATGGCTGTCTGCGGTTGGGGACGCTGGGGCCAACAAATCGCGATCGCGCGTTATCCTTACCTCAAACCAACAGGTAAAGGTTCGTTTCATAAAGCCGCATTGCAGCCGCGAGATATTCTGCTAGGATTATTACTTTTACTAGGCTTGAGTGGATTAAAAATTGTCCTCAGTCGCGATGCGGCGATTCATGCGGTAGTTATGGCGACGAGTGGAATTGCGATCGCATTTTTGACAGGTGCTTGGTTCAATCGCAAACTCGGTGGTCACACCGGAGACACCTACGGCGCAGTCGTAGAATGGACAGAAGCACTATTACTATGTGTGCTAACGGTGCCATAA
- the tgt gene encoding tRNA guanosine(34) transglycosylase Tgt, producing MSEKFSFQVLAECSQTKARAGFFITPHGRVATPRFMPVGTLANVKTITTAQLGETGAQMVLANTYHLHLQPGEAIVAKAGGLHSFMQWHGPMLTDSGGFQVFSLSELRQVTDDGVTFRSPRDGQVINITPEKSIQIQNTLGADVIMAFDECPPYPASREVVEDATNRTYRWLERCIATHQRQDQALFGIVQGGVHLDLRAQAALEVAKLNLPGYAIGGVSVGEPPELIHQIVEATVPLLPREKPRYLMGVGTYREMAKAVAAGVDLFDCVIPTRLARHGAALVQQGDRWNLKNTRFREDFTPLDETCPCYTCQNFTRAYLCHLVRSREILAYTLLSIHNITELIRFTQRMREAILSDTFATEFAPWLTQSAPTDSSNS from the coding sequence TTGAGTGAGAAATTCTCGTTTCAGGTTTTGGCTGAGTGTAGTCAAACGAAAGCACGCGCTGGATTTTTTATTACACCGCATGGTCGTGTTGCAACACCACGGTTTATGCCAGTAGGAACGCTGGCTAATGTAAAAACTATTACTACAGCACAATTGGGAGAAACCGGAGCGCAAATGGTGTTAGCTAACACCTATCACCTCCACCTGCAACCAGGCGAAGCAATTGTAGCAAAAGCTGGCGGTTTGCACTCGTTTATGCAGTGGCACGGACCAATGCTCACCGATTCGGGTGGATTTCAAGTTTTTAGCTTAAGTGAATTGCGGCAAGTTACTGATGACGGCGTGACGTTTCGTTCGCCGCGCGATGGTCAAGTGATTAATATCACACCAGAAAAATCAATTCAAATTCAAAATACGCTGGGTGCGGATGTAATTATGGCATTCGATGAGTGTCCGCCTTACCCTGCAAGTCGCGAAGTAGTCGAAGATGCTACAAATCGGACTTACCGTTGGTTAGAACGTTGTATCGCTACACATCAACGTCAAGATCAAGCATTGTTTGGCATTGTTCAAGGCGGCGTTCATTTAGATTTACGCGCCCAAGCTGCACTCGAAGTTGCAAAATTGAATTTACCAGGATACGCGATCGGTGGTGTGAGTGTCGGAGAACCACCCGAATTGATTCATCAAATTGTTGAAGCAACTGTGCCATTACTTCCGCGTGAAAAACCGCGTTATTTGATGGGTGTGGGGACGTATCGGGAAATGGCAAAAGCCGTCGCCGCAGGAGTGGATTTATTTGATTGCGTGATTCCAACACGATTAGCGCGACATGGTGCGGCGTTAGTTCAACAAGGCGATCGCTGGAATCTCAAAAATACTCGGTTTCGCGAAGATTTTACACCACTCGATGAAACGTGTCCTTGCTACACATGTCAAAATTTTACCCGCGCGTATTTATGTCATTTGGTGCGATCGCGCGAAATTTTAGCTTATACGCTTTTGAGTATTCACAACATTACCGAACTCATCCGCTTTACGCAACGAATGCGCGAAGCAATATTAAGCGATACTTTTGCAACCGAATTTGCACCTTGGCTAACACAATCTGCGCCAACAGATTCATCTAATTCATAG
- a CDS encoding L-threonylcarbamoyladenylate synthase codes for MPQVSLDELIARVRSGYVVSFPTDTVPALAALPEKADLIFALKQRSQDKPLILMGAKASDLWDFVAGDDRTPWQQVAKLYWPGALTLVLPASPRVPKQMNPSDPSTIGLRVPNCAIAQSILEQTGPLATTSANLSGQPPLRTMAEIALQFPDVLTLQSQATTPNIGVPSTVAKWTDQGWQILRQGSVKLEF; via the coding sequence ATGCCCCAAGTTTCTCTTGACGAACTGATCGCTAGAGTACGTTCTGGTTATGTTGTTAGCTTTCCAACAGATACCGTACCCGCGCTGGCGGCTTTACCAGAAAAAGCAGATTTAATTTTTGCACTCAAGCAACGCAGTCAAGATAAACCGTTAATTCTGATGGGTGCAAAGGCAAGCGACCTGTGGGATTTTGTTGCTGGAGACGATCGCACGCCCTGGCAACAAGTTGCTAAGTTATATTGGCCTGGAGCTTTAACGCTTGTCTTGCCTGCCTCACCACGCGTGCCTAAGCAGATGAATCCGAGCGATCCGAGTACAATTGGATTGCGGGTGCCAAATTGTGCGATCGCGCAAAGTATTCTAGAACAAACCGGTCCTTTGGCGACAACAAGTGCTAATTTATCCGGTCAGCCACCGCTACGCACGATGGCAGAAATCGCCCTTCAGTTTCCTGATGTCTTAACATTACAATCACAAGCGACAACACCAAATATTGGCGTTCCTTCGACTGTCGCGAAATGGACAGATCAAGGCTGGCAAATTTTGCGCCAAGGCTCAGTCAAGTTAGAATTTTAA
- a CDS encoding sensor histidine kinase codes for MTSWMNWVYLAFGLGLGLGSRRIAQAFGNKLAKTPLHSSSSVIDTDTQIVLKLQQTQIAYHLVRELSQFKAGFLVRTAHELRSPLNSLIGLHQLILSDLCDNPAEEREFVAQAHQLALKLVKLLDEILDVARIENSSNHLEIQPLQLTAVIEEIAHLTQTVAADRSIKIQVSPADPEIYILADPQWLRLVLLNLVDICIPKMEAGSITISSQTSLDTESVDIFFDVPLPIDTWSEPLDAMQFEQQISTTVAADNHTLSAGCKLLLNQTVLELMQAKLSFLPIARDVDVAQSTRIQVTIPLVIPEAEFLE; via the coding sequence ATGACAAGCTGGATGAATTGGGTGTATCTAGCATTTGGGCTAGGGTTAGGGCTGGGAAGTCGGCGTATTGCACAAGCGTTTGGTAATAAATTAGCTAAAACGCCTTTGCATTCTTCATCATCAGTAATTGATACCGATACCCAAATAGTATTAAAATTACAACAAACACAAATAGCATATCACTTAGTACGCGAACTCAGTCAGTTCAAAGCCGGATTTTTGGTACGCACTGCGCACGAGTTGCGATCGCCACTCAATAGCTTAATTGGATTGCATCAGTTAATTCTGTCTGATTTATGTGACAATCCAGCCGAAGAGCGTGAATTTGTCGCCCAAGCGCATCAGCTAGCGTTGAAACTAGTAAAATTGCTCGATGAAATTCTCGATGTCGCCCGCATTGAAAATAGCAGTAATCACCTAGAAATTCAGCCGTTACAATTAACAGCGGTTATCGAGGAAATCGCTCATTTGACGCAGACTGTAGCAGCCGACCGTAGTATCAAAATACAAGTATCGCCCGCCGATCCAGAAATTTATATTTTGGCAGATCCGCAGTGGTTGCGCTTAGTGCTTTTAAACTTAGTAGATATTTGCATTCCAAAAATGGAAGCCGGTAGCATTACGATATCATCTCAAACCTCACTCGATACCGAATCGGTTGATATTTTCTTTGATGTACCACTACCAATAGACACTTGGTCTGAACCATTAGACGCAATGCAGTTCGAGCAACAGATTAGCACTACTGTGGCGGCAGACAATCACACGCTTTCCGCCGGATGCAAACTTTTATTGAATCAAACCGTGTTAGAACTGATGCAAGCCAAGTTGAGCTTTTTGCCAATTGCTCGTGATGTTGATGTAGCTCAAAGTACTCGTATTCAGGTAACTATCCCCTTGGTAATTCCTGAAGCTGAATTTCTTGAGTAG
- a CDS encoding PPC domain-containing protein: protein MIIKALATGVSNLLVSLTLLAGATSFVPSAIAQQTQQTRLYNPIPLPPSNQVSDTLSERDIPTGDGGFARDYLVRFNQGDNIAIDLTSDNFDTIVTLMSPEGATLAENDDGPDGTTNSLLFTRINQTGNYIIRVRSFGETGGGAFVLRVTRLRPI from the coding sequence ATGATCATAAAAGCTTTGGCAACAGGGGTGAGTAATCTCCTTGTTTCCCTAACGTTGCTAGCAGGTGCAACAAGTTTCGTTCCCTCAGCGATCGCCCAACAAACTCAACAAACAAGGTTATATAATCCGATTCCCTTACCACCGAGTAATCAGGTTTCTGATACGCTCTCAGAAAGAGACATCCCTACCGGAGATGGGGGATTTGCGCGCGATTACCTCGTAAGGTTTAACCAGGGCGATAATATTGCGATCGATCTCACCTCGGATAACTTTGATACGATTGTTACCTTGATGTCACCCGAAGGCGCAACACTCGCAGAAAATGATGATGGTCCTGATGGAACAACAAATTCTTTGCTCTTTACTCGCATCAACCAAACTGGAAATTACATCATCCGCGTTCGTTCGTTTGGTGAAACAGGTGGCGGGGCGTTTGTGTTACGGGTGACGCGGTTACGACCAATATGA
- a CDS encoding ComF family protein has product MPNWTQNFHSLLNLFLELQCPLCQRPTPQEFCQDCTRQLQRCKLSNPQEFWRGELPVFAWGNYSGTLKRAIAALKYDNQPQIAKPLGQWLAKAWLDSQPQQRLIVVPIPLHADKLKMRGYNQAELLAESFCDFTGLVLQPQGIKRIKATDAQFSLSASQREHNLADAFVLGTEFHRQRPNDLVLLLDDIYTTGATVRSAVQALQKQGISVYGVVAIATSSRNIVPTGNNKV; this is encoded by the coding sequence ATGCCAAATTGGACGCAAAATTTTCATAGCTTACTCAATTTATTTCTAGAATTGCAGTGTCCACTTTGTCAGCGTCCGACTCCACAGGAATTTTGTCAAGACTGTACAAGACAGCTACAACGTTGTAAATTATCGAATCCTCAAGAATTTTGGCGAGGAGAGTTACCCGTCTTCGCCTGGGGAAACTATAGTGGAACGCTTAAACGCGCGATCGCTGCTTTAAAATATGACAATCAACCGCAAATTGCTAAACCGCTAGGTCAATGGCTGGCAAAAGCCTGGCTTGATTCACAACCCCAACAGAGGTTAATTGTCGTACCCATACCCTTACACGCCGATAAATTGAAAATGCGCGGCTACAATCAAGCCGAATTGTTAGCCGAGAGCTTTTGTGATTTTACGGGACTAGTTTTGCAGCCTCAGGGGATAAAACGGATTAAGGCAACAGACGCACAATTTAGTTTATCCGCATCGCAAAGAGAACACAATTTAGCAGATGCATTTGTACTTGGAACCGAATTTCACCGCCAACGTCCAAATGATCTAGTGCTGTTGCTTGATGATATTTATACCACTGGAGCAACTGTGCGTTCAGCAGTTCAAGCGTTACAAAAACAAGGAATCTCTGTCTATGGTGTTGTCGCGATCGCCACTTCTAGTCGAAATATAGTTCCAACAGGAAACAATAAAGTGTAA